The following proteins are encoded in a genomic region of Oryctolagus cuniculus chromosome 6, mOryCun1.1, whole genome shotgun sequence:
- the HGH1 gene encoding protein HGH1 homolog isoform X2 has protein sequence MGETGASGAGERAPGRPEAQAEAAELLPFLAPGARADLQAAAVRHVLALTGSEPGRSLLAGQAALLRALVQLAGAPAPAPARDAARALVNLAADPGLHEPLLAADPGLPARLLGLALDPQWPWADEAAAALANLSREPAPCAALSEALASADPEGSGLERIVRALCTPGYNARAPLHYLGPLLSNLSQRPAARAFLLDPDRCVVQRLLPLTQHPDSSVRRGGVVGTLRNCCFEHRHHEWLLGPEVDILPFLLLPLAGPEDFSEEEMDRLPVDLQYLPPDKQREPDADIRKMLVEAIMLLTATAPGRKLVRDQGAYLILRELHSWEPEPAVQAACEKLIQVLIGDEPERGMENLLEVQVPEDVERRLQQLDREEQEQLQRERAPAS, from the exons ATGGGGGAGACCGGCGCGAGTGGGGCGGGTGAGCGCGCGCCGGGACGGCCCGAAGCGCAGGCGGAGGCGGCCGAGCTGCTGCCCTTCCTGGCGCCGGGTGCCCGGGCCGACCTGCAGGCGGCGGCGGTGCGGCACGTGCTGGCTCTGACCGGCTCCGAGCCGGGCCGCTCGCTGCTGGCCGGGCAGGCGGCGCTGCTGCGGGCGCTGGTCCAGCTGGCgggcgccccggccccggcccccgcccgcgACGCGGCGCGCGCACTCGTGAACCTGGCTGCCGACCCCGGCCTGCACGAGCCGCTGCTGGCGGCCGACCCCGGGCTGCCGGCCCGCCTGCTCGGCCTCGCCCTGGACCCGCAGTGGCCCTGGGCCGACGAGGCGGCCGCCGCACTGGCCAACTTGAGCCGCGAGCCCGCGCCGTGCGCCGCGTTGTCAGAGGCGCTGGCGAGCGCCGACCCCGAGGGCTCGGGCCTGGAGCGGATAGTGCGCGCCTTGTGCACCCCCGGCTACAACGCGCGCGCACCCTTGCACTACCTGGGGCCGCTGCTCTCCAACCTCAGCCAGCGGCCGGCGGCGCGCGCCTTCCTGCTGGACCCCGACAG GTGCGTGGTGCAGCGGCTGCTGCCTCTTACCCAGCATCCGGACTCCTCGGTGCGCAGGGGCGGTGTGGTGGGGACGCTGCGGAACTGCTGCTTCGAGCACC GACACCACGAGTGGCTGCTTGGTCCCGAGGTGGACATCCTCCCCTTCCTGTTGCTGCCTCTGGCCGGGCCTGAGGATTTCTCCGAGGAAGAGATGGACC GGCTGCCCGTGGACCTGCAGTACCTGCCGCCCGACAAGCAGCGGGAGCCTGATGCCGACATCCGCAAGATGCTGGTGGAAGCCATCATGCTG ctgACAGCCACCGCACCTGGCCGGAAGCTGGTGCGGGACCAGGGAGCCTACCTGATCCTCCGAGAGCTGCACAGCTGGGAGCCGGAGCCCGCCGTGCAGGCAGCTTGTGAGAAGCTCATTCAG gtgctcATCGGGGATGAGCCGGAGCGAGGCATGGAAAACCTGCTGGAGGTCCAGGTGCCTGAGGACGTGGAACggcggctgcagcagctggaccgtgaggagcaggagcagctgcAGCGGGAGCGGGCCCCTGCGTCCTGA
- the HGH1 gene encoding protein HGH1 homolog isoform X1, translated as MGETGASGAGERAPGRPEAQAEAAELLPFLAPGARADLQAAAVRHVLALTGSEPGRSLLAGQAALLRALVQLAGAPAPAPARDAARALVNLAADPGLHEPLLAADPGLPARLLGLALDPQWPWADEAAAALANLSREPAPCAALSEALASADPEGSGLERIVRALCTPGYNARAPLHYLGPLLSNLSQRPAARAFLLDPDRCVVQRLLPLTQHPDSSVRRGGVVGTLRNCCFEHRHHEWLLGPEVDILPFLLLPLAGPEDFSEEEMDRLPVDLQYLPPDKQREPDADIRKMLVEAIMLVRGGPAVAVPPRHTSTVTSGHPLPSPQLTATAPGRKLVRDQGAYLILRELHSWEPEPAVQAACEKLIQVLIGDEPERGMENLLEVQVPEDVERRLQQLDREEQEQLQRERAPAS; from the exons ATGGGGGAGACCGGCGCGAGTGGGGCGGGTGAGCGCGCGCCGGGACGGCCCGAAGCGCAGGCGGAGGCGGCCGAGCTGCTGCCCTTCCTGGCGCCGGGTGCCCGGGCCGACCTGCAGGCGGCGGCGGTGCGGCACGTGCTGGCTCTGACCGGCTCCGAGCCGGGCCGCTCGCTGCTGGCCGGGCAGGCGGCGCTGCTGCGGGCGCTGGTCCAGCTGGCgggcgccccggccccggcccccgcccgcgACGCGGCGCGCGCACTCGTGAACCTGGCTGCCGACCCCGGCCTGCACGAGCCGCTGCTGGCGGCCGACCCCGGGCTGCCGGCCCGCCTGCTCGGCCTCGCCCTGGACCCGCAGTGGCCCTGGGCCGACGAGGCGGCCGCCGCACTGGCCAACTTGAGCCGCGAGCCCGCGCCGTGCGCCGCGTTGTCAGAGGCGCTGGCGAGCGCCGACCCCGAGGGCTCGGGCCTGGAGCGGATAGTGCGCGCCTTGTGCACCCCCGGCTACAACGCGCGCGCACCCTTGCACTACCTGGGGCCGCTGCTCTCCAACCTCAGCCAGCGGCCGGCGGCGCGCGCCTTCCTGCTGGACCCCGACAG GTGCGTGGTGCAGCGGCTGCTGCCTCTTACCCAGCATCCGGACTCCTCGGTGCGCAGGGGCGGTGTGGTGGGGACGCTGCGGAACTGCTGCTTCGAGCACC GACACCACGAGTGGCTGCTTGGTCCCGAGGTGGACATCCTCCCCTTCCTGTTGCTGCCTCTGGCCGGGCCTGAGGATTTCTCCGAGGAAGAGATGGACC GGCTGCCCGTGGACCTGCAGTACCTGCCGCCCGACAAGCAGCGGGAGCCTGATGCCGACATCCGCAAGATGCTGGTGGAAGCCATCATGCTGGTGCGTGGGGGTCCTGCCGTGGCTGTGCCGCCCCGGCACACGAGCACAGTGACATCTgggcaccccctcccctcccctcagctgACAGCCACCGCACCTGGCCGGAAGCTGGTGCGGGACCAGGGAGCCTACCTGATCCTCCGAGAGCTGCACAGCTGGGAGCCGGAGCCCGCCGTGCAGGCAGCTTGTGAGAAGCTCATTCAG gtgctcATCGGGGATGAGCCGGAGCGAGGCATGGAAAACCTGCTGGAGGTCCAGGTGCCTGAGGACGTGGAACggcggctgcagcagctggaccgtgaggagcaggagcagctgcAGCGGGAGCGGGCCCCTGCGTCCTGA